In the Anoplopoma fimbria isolate UVic2021 breed Golden Eagle Sablefish chromosome 7, Afim_UVic_2022, whole genome shotgun sequence genome, one interval contains:
- the LOC129093738 gene encoding low affinity immunoglobulin gamma Fc region receptor II-c-like isoform X5 yields the protein MEVTALCIRLMRTGMLLLVAQAAFSYSQKADAAFPQVVPNRQQHFEYDPLVISCEGLEGWKLIRRIKGVVKSCSTSWSTSGPCEIKSTISAVDSGEYWCEMGVKTSYTVNITVTGGPVILESPVLPVMEGEAATLSCRDKQESPNLTAEFFKDGHLMERSSTVNMTIHRVTKSYEGVYKCRISNGGESPESWLTVRAAGEEPHHGLDLLRLLCIGVGVFLVALLLLLGLLKCCKRPTVTRDTPTSPSSFQSSSSPQTVNEEASVAAPIETTYAVVTRVDKEPGGSSHCTRIAGY from the exons ATGGAGGTCACAGCTCTCTGCATCAGACTGA TGAGGACTGGGATGTTGCTGCTGGTCGCACAAGCTGCCTTCAGTTATTCCCAAAAAGCTG ATGCAGCTTTTCCTCAGGTTGTTCCAAACAGACAGCAGCACTTTGAATATGATCCTCTTGTTATCAGCTGTGAGGGACTGGAGGGATGGAAGCTGATCAGGAGAATCAAAGGAGTAGTTAAATCATGTTCTACTTCCTGGTCAACATCTGGACCCTGTGAAATTAAATCTACCATTTCAGCAGTTGACAGTGGAGAGTACTGGTGTGAAATGGGAGTAAAGACCAGTTACACTGTCAACATCACTGTCACTG GTGGTCCAGTGATCCTGGAGAGTCCTGTCCTTCCTGTGATGGAGGGAGAAGCTGCCACTCTGAGCTGCAGAGATAAGCAGGAATCCCCCAACCTCACAGCTGAATTCTTTAAGGATGGCCACTTGATGGAGAGAAGCTCTACGGTAAACATGACCATCCACAGAGTGACCAAGTCTTATGAAGGAGTCTACAAGTGCAGGATCTCTAATGGAGGAGAATCACCAGAGAGCTGGCTGACGGTCAGAG CAGCCGGTGAAGAGCCTCATCACGGCCTTGATCTCCTTCGGCTGCTCTGCATTGGTGTCGGTGTTTTCTTGgtggctctgctgctgttgctgggATTACTGAAATGTTGTAAACGTCCAACAGTCACCAGAG ATACCCCgacctctccttcctccttccagtcttcctcttctcctcaaaCAG TGAATGAAGAGGCCAGTGTAGCTGCTCCGATAGAGACAACATATGCTGTCGTCACAAGGGTTGACAAAG AACCAGGAGGATCCAGCCACTGCACCAGAATTGCAG GTTACTGA
- the LOC129093738 gene encoding low affinity immunoglobulin gamma Fc region receptor II-c-like isoform X1 codes for MEVTALCIRLMRTGMLLLVAQAAFSYSQKADAAFPQVVPNRQQHFEYDPLVISCEGLEGWKLIRRIKGVVKSCSTSWSTSGPCEIKSTISAVDSGEYWCEMGVKTSYTVNITVTGGPVILESPVLPVMEGEAATLSCRDKQESPNLTAEFFKDGHLMERSSTVNMTIHRVTKSYEGVYKCRISNGGESPESWLTVRAAGEEPHHGLDLLRLLCIGVGVFLVALLLLLGLLKCCKRPTVTRDTPTSPSSFQSSSSPQTVNEEASVAAPIETTYAVVTRVDKEPGGSSHCTRIAGTNPLLTEEDPFYCTID; via the exons ATGGAGGTCACAGCTCTCTGCATCAGACTGA TGAGGACTGGGATGTTGCTGCTGGTCGCACAAGCTGCCTTCAGTTATTCCCAAAAAGCTG ATGCAGCTTTTCCTCAGGTTGTTCCAAACAGACAGCAGCACTTTGAATATGATCCTCTTGTTATCAGCTGTGAGGGACTGGAGGGATGGAAGCTGATCAGGAGAATCAAAGGAGTAGTTAAATCATGTTCTACTTCCTGGTCAACATCTGGACCCTGTGAAATTAAATCTACCATTTCAGCAGTTGACAGTGGAGAGTACTGGTGTGAAATGGGAGTAAAGACCAGTTACACTGTCAACATCACTGTCACTG GTGGTCCAGTGATCCTGGAGAGTCCTGTCCTTCCTGTGATGGAGGGAGAAGCTGCCACTCTGAGCTGCAGAGATAAGCAGGAATCCCCCAACCTCACAGCTGAATTCTTTAAGGATGGCCACTTGATGGAGAGAAGCTCTACGGTAAACATGACCATCCACAGAGTGACCAAGTCTTATGAAGGAGTCTACAAGTGCAGGATCTCTAATGGAGGAGAATCACCAGAGAGCTGGCTGACGGTCAGAG CAGCCGGTGAAGAGCCTCATCACGGCCTTGATCTCCTTCGGCTGCTCTGCATTGGTGTCGGTGTTTTCTTGgtggctctgctgctgttgctgggATTACTGAAATGTTGTAAACGTCCAACAGTCACCAGAG ATACCCCgacctctccttcctccttccagtcttcctcttctcctcaaaCAG TGAATGAAGAGGCCAGTGTAGCTGCTCCGATAGAGACAACATATGCTGTCGTCACAAGGGTTGACAAAG AACCAGGAGGATCCAGCCACTGCACCAGAATTGCAGGTACCAACCCACTTTTAACAGAAGAGGATCCCTTCTATTGTACGATTGATTAG
- the LOC129093738 gene encoding low affinity immunoglobulin gamma Fc region receptor II-c-like isoform X3: MEVTALCIRLMRTGMLLLVAQAAFSYSQKAAFPQVVPNRQQHFEYDPLVISCEGLEGWKLIRRIKGVVKSCSTSWSTSGPCEIKSTISAVDSGEYWCEMGVKTSYTVNITVTGGPVILESPVLPVMEGEAATLSCRDKQESPNLTAEFFKDGHLMERSSTVNMTIHRVTKSYEGVYKCRISNGGESPESWLTVRAAGEEPHHGLDLLRLLCIGVGVFLVALLLLLGLLKCCKRPTVTRDTPTSPSSFQSSSSPQTVNEEASVAAPIETTYAVVTRVDKEPGGSSHCTRIAGTNPLLTEEDPFYCTID, translated from the exons ATGGAGGTCACAGCTCTCTGCATCAGACTGA TGAGGACTGGGATGTTGCTGCTGGTCGCACAAGCTGCCTTCAGTTATTCCCAAAAAGCTG CTTTTCCTCAGGTTGTTCCAAACAGACAGCAGCACTTTGAATATGATCCTCTTGTTATCAGCTGTGAGGGACTGGAGGGATGGAAGCTGATCAGGAGAATCAAAGGAGTAGTTAAATCATGTTCTACTTCCTGGTCAACATCTGGACCCTGTGAAATTAAATCTACCATTTCAGCAGTTGACAGTGGAGAGTACTGGTGTGAAATGGGAGTAAAGACCAGTTACACTGTCAACATCACTGTCACTG GTGGTCCAGTGATCCTGGAGAGTCCTGTCCTTCCTGTGATGGAGGGAGAAGCTGCCACTCTGAGCTGCAGAGATAAGCAGGAATCCCCCAACCTCACAGCTGAATTCTTTAAGGATGGCCACTTGATGGAGAGAAGCTCTACGGTAAACATGACCATCCACAGAGTGACCAAGTCTTATGAAGGAGTCTACAAGTGCAGGATCTCTAATGGAGGAGAATCACCAGAGAGCTGGCTGACGGTCAGAG CAGCCGGTGAAGAGCCTCATCACGGCCTTGATCTCCTTCGGCTGCTCTGCATTGGTGTCGGTGTTTTCTTGgtggctctgctgctgttgctgggATTACTGAAATGTTGTAAACGTCCAACAGTCACCAGAG ATACCCCgacctctccttcctccttccagtcttcctcttctcctcaaaCAG TGAATGAAGAGGCCAGTGTAGCTGCTCCGATAGAGACAACATATGCTGTCGTCACAAGGGTTGACAAAG AACCAGGAGGATCCAGCCACTGCACCAGAATTGCAGGTACCAACCCACTTTTAACAGAAGAGGATCCCTTCTATTGTACGATTGATTAG
- the LOC129093738 gene encoding low affinity immunoglobulin gamma Fc region receptor II-c-like isoform X2, translated as MEVTALCIRLMRTGMLLLVAQAAFSYSQKADAAFPQVVPNRQQHFEYDPLVISCEGLEGWKLIRRIKGVVKSCSTSWSTSGPCEIKSTISAVDSGEYWCEMGVKTSYTVNITVTGGPVILESPVLPVMEGEAATLSCRDKQESPNLTAEFFKDGHLMERSSTVNMTIHRVTKSYEGVYKCRISNGGESPESWLTVRAGEEPHHGLDLLRLLCIGVGVFLVALLLLLGLLKCCKRPTVTRDTPTSPSSFQSSSSPQTVNEEASVAAPIETTYAVVTRVDKEPGGSSHCTRIAGTNPLLTEEDPFYCTID; from the exons ATGGAGGTCACAGCTCTCTGCATCAGACTGA TGAGGACTGGGATGTTGCTGCTGGTCGCACAAGCTGCCTTCAGTTATTCCCAAAAAGCTG ATGCAGCTTTTCCTCAGGTTGTTCCAAACAGACAGCAGCACTTTGAATATGATCCTCTTGTTATCAGCTGTGAGGGACTGGAGGGATGGAAGCTGATCAGGAGAATCAAAGGAGTAGTTAAATCATGTTCTACTTCCTGGTCAACATCTGGACCCTGTGAAATTAAATCTACCATTTCAGCAGTTGACAGTGGAGAGTACTGGTGTGAAATGGGAGTAAAGACCAGTTACACTGTCAACATCACTGTCACTG GTGGTCCAGTGATCCTGGAGAGTCCTGTCCTTCCTGTGATGGAGGGAGAAGCTGCCACTCTGAGCTGCAGAGATAAGCAGGAATCCCCCAACCTCACAGCTGAATTCTTTAAGGATGGCCACTTGATGGAGAGAAGCTCTACGGTAAACATGACCATCCACAGAGTGACCAAGTCTTATGAAGGAGTCTACAAGTGCAGGATCTCTAATGGAGGAGAATCACCAGAGAGCTGGCTGACGGTCAGAG CCGGTGAAGAGCCTCATCACGGCCTTGATCTCCTTCGGCTGCTCTGCATTGGTGTCGGTGTTTTCTTGgtggctctgctgctgttgctgggATTACTGAAATGTTGTAAACGTCCAACAGTCACCAGAG ATACCCCgacctctccttcctccttccagtcttcctcttctcctcaaaCAG TGAATGAAGAGGCCAGTGTAGCTGCTCCGATAGAGACAACATATGCTGTCGTCACAAGGGTTGACAAAG AACCAGGAGGATCCAGCCACTGCACCAGAATTGCAGGTACCAACCCACTTTTAACAGAAGAGGATCCCTTCTATTGTACGATTGATTAG
- the LOC129093738 gene encoding low affinity immunoglobulin gamma Fc region receptor II-c-like isoform X4, translating to MEVTALCIRLMRTGMLLLVAQAAFSYSQKADAAFPQVVPNRQQHFEYDPLVISCEGLEGWKLIRRIKGVVKSCSTSWSTSGPCEIKSTISAVDSGEYWCEMGVKTSYTVNITVTGGPVILESPVLPVMEGEAATLSCRDKQESPNLTAEFFKDGHLMERSSTVNMTIHRVTKSYEGVYKCRISNGGESPESWLTVRAAGEEPHHGLDLLRLLCIGVGVFLVALLLLLGLLKCCKRPTVTRDTPTSPSSFQSSSSPQTVNEEASVAAPIETTYAVVTRVDKDNDESFSFNPVYHTLSLGKA from the exons ATGGAGGTCACAGCTCTCTGCATCAGACTGA TGAGGACTGGGATGTTGCTGCTGGTCGCACAAGCTGCCTTCAGTTATTCCCAAAAAGCTG ATGCAGCTTTTCCTCAGGTTGTTCCAAACAGACAGCAGCACTTTGAATATGATCCTCTTGTTATCAGCTGTGAGGGACTGGAGGGATGGAAGCTGATCAGGAGAATCAAAGGAGTAGTTAAATCATGTTCTACTTCCTGGTCAACATCTGGACCCTGTGAAATTAAATCTACCATTTCAGCAGTTGACAGTGGAGAGTACTGGTGTGAAATGGGAGTAAAGACCAGTTACACTGTCAACATCACTGTCACTG GTGGTCCAGTGATCCTGGAGAGTCCTGTCCTTCCTGTGATGGAGGGAGAAGCTGCCACTCTGAGCTGCAGAGATAAGCAGGAATCCCCCAACCTCACAGCTGAATTCTTTAAGGATGGCCACTTGATGGAGAGAAGCTCTACGGTAAACATGACCATCCACAGAGTGACCAAGTCTTATGAAGGAGTCTACAAGTGCAGGATCTCTAATGGAGGAGAATCACCAGAGAGCTGGCTGACGGTCAGAG CAGCCGGTGAAGAGCCTCATCACGGCCTTGATCTCCTTCGGCTGCTCTGCATTGGTGTCGGTGTTTTCTTGgtggctctgctgctgttgctgggATTACTGAAATGTTGTAAACGTCCAACAGTCACCAGAG ATACCCCgacctctccttcctccttccagtcttcctcttctcctcaaaCAG TGAATGAAGAGGCCAGTGTAGCTGCTCCGATAGAGACAACATATGCTGTCGTCACAAGGGTTGACAAAG ATAATGATGAGTCCTTTTCGTTTAATCCTGTTTACCATACCTTAAGCCTGGGGAAGGCTTGA